The Hordeum vulgare subsp. vulgare chromosome 4H, MorexV3_pseudomolecules_assembly, whole genome shotgun sequence genomic interval CAAGGATGCTGCTAGACGGGGTAACAGTAAGTAGTCCATCCAAAAACTCTTCTGATATCATTAAGCATGTACAATGTGTGATTAGTAAGAAATACAGTTACTATAAGTGTGTGATTTCTATAAATAATTTGATGATATTGGACTTGTCAGATAGCGCGACGGGTAAGAGACAACTAAAAGTAATATCACAAAGGCCACGGATAACTGAAATACAGAAGGACAATACTCTGCTGAGGGCAAAGCAATTTAAATCCAAGAATCCTTTCGGTCTTCAGATAATGAAGGAGTCTTATGTATATGTTGGGTTTTTCTTGGTAATACCTTTTCCACATATCTTACTACTTCTATTGAGTTACAGACTATCTCTTCTTTGTTAGGTTTCTATAACCATTTTTTTTTTGTATGGGGACGAAGAGCACTGAGTGTCGTTTGGTTGGCTAACTGTGTGAAACTACCAAGAGTTATTCCTGGCTGGTCTCATTCATTTGGGCATGAACTGGATTCTTTAGTGCATATTTTGAATTACAACTCGTTTAGTTTTTCAATTTATTTTATCTCAGTTAGAtaattttcttgatgactttgctcAGTGAATTCATTGGTTTCAAGTTTTCAACATCTGGCTCTGCAGCGGTACTTATGAGATAAATTTCTGCTGATCTTTGTCGATAAAATTGTCAAGTTGTGTGAATGACGTGATAACTCGAGTGATGGAGTATGTGGTTGTCAATCCAAATTATACATGTGAAGAGACTAGAAAAACATATTGTTGCAGAACTTTGACAAATATATAACTTGAAATAAAAATTCTCGCCAAAGTAATAACCCGAAATTTGGGCTGACCTAGTTTAGGTCACAGTAGGGGAACGGTTATATTACagggtaaatccacgaaatatgcgAGCACAGGTGCCTAGTCTAGGAGTTGAACCTGAGTGGACTGGTTCGCAATTATATTTCAGATCTAGACAGTAGTAGTGTCGTATACCTGTGTATTTGATCCTTGCCTTATTTGTGTTGTTAGTCCTTTCCTGAATCACTTCCTTGTACTGCAGAATCTACCCTGTGAATTTGTAAGGGAGTGTCTTCCCCGTGCCAACAGGAAGTTAAAGCTCTGGAATCCGCAAGGAAAGTTTTGGGATGTTAACTATGTCTTCAACAGCAAACGCTCTGTTGGCGCTTTGAGTGGTGGCTGGGGCAAGTTTTCTCTAGACAATAATCTGGAGAAGTTCGATGTGTGCGTCTTCGAGCTCTTTTCGAAGGACAACATAAAAGTATACATCTACAGAGTCGTCCCAGAAATAACCCCATTCCTCCCTGGCCCTGGCAAGAAATAACAGTCATGTGCACATGTCGAGGCAGTGTCCTCTTCCATTATCTGAAAAAATTGTCGGGGGTCTGTCTGCAATTCCACCGATCCATGGGCTCTAGAAGGCAATAAGAACACAATATTCAATTATTGGTGACATTTAAAACAAAATAATTGACCCTCTGATAAATGTAGCTATGTTCttattggattgttgagtaaatcggCTAGCCCCAGTTGTGTCTGTTTGAGAATAATCGTGCCATTTGTAATTCTGCATTATTTGAACAGACTGTTATTTCTACTAGGTTGAATTGATGCCCTTTAGTTTgcagttactccctccgtcccataatataagatcgtTTTTGACACTAGTGTAGTGTCAGAAACGCTCTTATATGCTGGAACGGAAGGAGTATAATTTTAGATGGAAAGTTGGTGATATACATTGCTGCATTTTTGGGTGGCTTATCGTCGAATAATATCTGCCTCGTCAGATAACCCACATGGGCTGATAATAATATGTGcttgactgcttgtgcatctctGGCCAGCTTTGCCTGCCTGGTGGTTGCGAACACGTGGCTCTAGTGTGCAACTGAAGGCTTGAGTAATGAAAGGAGAAAATCGGTTGCTAACTGTGAAATGTTCTGGTTATCACCTTCGCCTGTTCCGGGAAAACTGTTGCCAGATTGACTTTCTTGTGATCATGCTAGCTCAACCACTGTTACTTTTCTAGCTGCGACCTGTGAGGCTGATTACAGAATGCATGCCATTCTAGTGTCTAGAACACAGAGTCATCAGTTTCAGAGCTTGCATTCAGTTGCACACttgtgtgtgcatgtggatgtggtgGTGTGAGTTGAACAAAAAGAGAACTCTCATGCGAAAATCCTCTTTTGAGCCCGGGCTCAGCTGCTCCCGTtcacgaaaaaaataaaaaaaaatactagaaaaattcaagaaaattcatttttttttgtGTTAGATAATTTGATGCGTGAGCTCCCTTTCAAATTTCATCTTATTTGGACATCTGAGCAGCACttagcaaaaaagacaaatcgagTCAGAAAAATTTGTGAACAGTCAACCTTTTTCAGATCCAGATTTATCTTTTTTGCTGAGAGCTGCTCAAATATCTAAATAAGATGAAATTTAGAGCGGACCTCACGCATCCCATTATCTACCATCCAAAAAAAAttagaattttttaaaattttatagtatttcttttgattttttttttggtgAGCGGGGATGCAGATGAGGCCGGAAGCAAAAACGCCCCTCTCAAGGTTTATCTCTATGTGTGAAGGATAGCCAACGAACAGTTGCATGTTGGCGTGGCACCAAACCTGACAGCGTATTGCTCAAAAAAACCCTGACAGTATATACAGTTCACAACCTATCCATGTTGCTGGGAACCAACCGGCTGGTTGCTTGCTTCACTTGGTCGGTTACAGATGGACGCACCGGTCTGCGGCAACCAACACTGCGTACGTACGTCAGATCGTGACCGAACATGTGTCGGCACAGCACGTGGTCCAGAAAAGTCTCTCACTTCTAAGGTCTTGATCAAGGCTTCAAGAGGCTTTCTTCAGGGAGTTCTGTACTATGATTGACTTCTTTGCAGCACTGTGCTAGTATCAGTGAAGTAACACCAGCAGGTTAATTGATCAGGACAACAGGTATAGTAGCATCTGAACATGTTAGGTGGGGTTATGGTGATTGGGTTAGTAAGATCATCATTAGGCCTCTCCCGGGCACCATCAGGCAGGCGGTGTTAAGATCCCTAATTGCCAGAATGGTGACCCTGATGTGATGTGAGAGGGGGTGCTGTTGCAGTGTGTTGTTAAGTGCAACATTTATGAAGCCGGAGACTTTGGGAGGCTTCTGGTTTTCTGCTTCACGTGCTGCTTGGAGATGTTGGTGACGGTTCCTCAATTGAATGGCCCCTTGATTTAGGTGGGTTCGTGATGGCGATGCATCTGCATCTACGAGGTTGGTGGCAGGCAGACAACCTTTGCCATGCTCATCGAATCCCAATGCTAACAACACAATTGCCAACGGCTCCAGTCAGAACGAAAGATTAGATAATGGAAGAGCAATGTCCATACGGGATTGTGATCTCGGTCATCCTAGTGTTGTTGATAAACATGTCATGCACTCGATATACAAAACCAAAAATTAGACGATTCAGAGGGAAAACAATTGTTTGTAGTTGGGaataactgatgccaagaagaagTACAACTCTTCAGCCCCAAAACAAAAAAGTCTTGTGAGAAAAAGCAAAATCACACGTGTATATGAGATACGTATCAACTATGCACACACTACTGAGTACTGAATACTGACTGATGCACCGATGGTTTCTGCATTAACTTTTGGAGCTCGTCTGATCTGATCAGATTGGCGCGGTTCTCCCGTTCCTGGATTTCTTGACCAGGAAGAGCTTCTTGAGCAGCCTGAGCATCAGCAGCAGGCTCCATCTCCGACGCCGGACCACCATGTGCCTGCCAGAACGCTTCCTCGTCTCGATGACACCACCctcatcgccgtcgccgtcgctgtaGAACCACTCGGCCTCcttcatcatcgccatcgtcatcagcccACCTCCCTTGCTCAGAGGGCTGAGAGGGCACACCGGCGGCGCGCGCGCGAGTTCTTCGTTGAAGTCCTCCCACAGCATATCCATCTTCTCGTCACGGCCCCACGGCACGCCGCCACCgccgctgctgccgccatcgtcctcctcctccgcgaCGACGAACCACGGCGGAGGGAACGGCGCGAGCTTGCACTGCCCGTCTGGGACAGTGGGGAAAGTGAACTCATCCATGGTGGCCTACCTTGCTTGCAAAGTTGCAAATCCCTATGGTGTAGTGTGTAGTATGTATTTGTCGACCACtcgattcctatatatatatatatatatatatggaggtggTAGTCTGGTACTATGAGGTACGTGTACGAGCAGTGGTGGTAATGGAGGTTTCATCAATTTCACTTTCATGGACGGTGGAACATCCTCATCTTTCTAGTACTAAACTGAACTGTGCCGGGAAAAGGCATGGTGCATGGGTGCTGTGGTTGGCCATAACTAAGCTTCAAGAGATGGATGGCTAAGCAAGTGATGATGCGGTGATGATGTCCCGGGTACGGGTAACTTGGTTCCGTTCCAGGGGATCGAGCTGCTTCCCCTGACGAAAATTGCCAGATGGGTTTCAGGCTCCTTTTCTAACAAAAGGACTCGAAATTTAGAATGGGGAAAATACAGTTTTTGAGATGTCATGTATTCAAGATTTCTATGGGAACCAAAACCATGGGAAAACTTTCGAATCGTCATTTGAATTTCACGCAGGAAAAGCAAAGGACACAAAGTGAAAAGGAAAAACATTTGGTAGGGCCTTTGGTTTTCTCCAAACAACCTATGTAATAGCTCATTTCATAAGAATTTCAAAGGAGTATGTGGTATATTTCTTTTTAGGGGAAACAACATGACTCGGATATGTATTTTTTTATTAAGTTTCCAACAATAAGTACAACCAAAGGTCGGGTATCTCTTATCTTTCCGTGAAAATTGTATTACTCATACTAGTCGTGATCAAAATAAGGTTAGCTCTCTGTTGCGGTTGAGCTAGCTACCGCTGATTGTAACTCCTTGGTTGTTTGAGTAATACAAATTTTcatccgcaaaaaaaaaaaaaggtcgGGTAGCAATTCCTTTGTTCTAAACATATCAccaaagatttttcttttttcctatagTAGTCACATCCTCCAAAATTCCTATGTTTTTTACTTTCTTCCAAATAGACCTAGGCTTTTCCGTGCCGGGCCGGGTTTCAAAAAGCCCAACCCAAAATCCCAAGCCCGACAAAATGACTGTTTTTCGTACTATAAATAATAAGATAATTATTTTTAGGGATTAATACTATAATACTATGCTTATATTTTATTTATATAAAGAAGGAAAAATCTTGTTTTGCCGTGCATTTGCTTGGCTTCGGGCTGAAAAGTgaggcccgagcccggcccgaccCTGATGTCGGGCTTCAGTCCGAGCCGGGACACCCATGCCCGAATTTACTCCCAAATGCTACCTTTACAATAAGTTATTGCAGGTGGGAAGCGCCGGTCAAAGGGTTGAAGCAAACATCCAAGTTGTTCAGGTTATCATAGAGTTAAAATTTGGGTTCATAAAATAAATTTAGTTTATATTGAAAATAATAGATAACATCttgatttttataaaatactaataGAGATGCAAAAAAGGCAGTTCAGCATACTAAAAAGATGGTCGGCAAAAATTCATGCACGAAACTCGGACGTCACCCTTTTCCCTTTttgaaaaatgaggttgaaacccTCGGTCTTGGTACacaaaccattttattatttattaAGCAGAGTACATAACAAAGCTAACCATGTCCGAAACTTTGCAAGATCTGAAAGAAAAAACACCTACGATTAAGTTGAGTTCTTCCGCAGCAACACTTCTAAAAAAATGAACATCCTCCCGCCATCATCATCTCATCTGGCTGAAGATGGCCTCGACAAGGATTTTCATCTGTTGCGGACTCCAGCCAATGAAGACTGGCACCATAACAAGAAGACAACgccttcaacaaggtaataatgcaaatTCATCGTGGTTGAGCCCCATCAATAAATGTCATAGATTGATCGATAGTCTCATATAGTCTCATATGCCAGTACTTTGCGTTAGACCTAATCATACCCCAGGTTAGGACGGGTTCCGCACCGGGCTTGGCAAAGCCTGAAACAAAATTCCCAAGCTCGGCCTAGCCCAGCCCGAAACACATGAACAATAGCATTTTtcattaaaataattatttttgaggTATAATAATAGTATACTATTCCTATATTTACAAATAAAACATGTATTCATGTTATTCCATGTTTTTGGGCCGGGTTTCAGACGGAGAAGTCGAGCCCAGGCCTAGCCCAGATGTCAGGCTTTCGGGTTGGGTTGTTCATGAACAGGTTTACTCTGCACGAGGTCAAAAGGCACCAACAGACTCTTGAGGCGGCTTCTCACCATAGATCACCGAATAGTAACATCATTTGTACACAACTCTTAATCCACTAGCTTAATATTACCCTAGTAATTGCTTAAGTTAAACCCAAATTAAGAAACATTCAAGCATTTGAACCCATTCAAATGGAATTATTACAGAAAAATTATAAAAGTAGATTTTATTTGATAACAGTTACCAGACGGATCTTCACACGATACATACGTGTGGATCTAGACCTAGTTTCTCTTACCATGTTTCTCATGGTTTTATTCAATCCCTCAAAAAAGTTTATTCAATGTCAAGAGATGCTCCATTTAAATTGGTTTTTCTTTTGCCTCCTTGacttagcaatatgaaattttgaGAACGGGTCTTGCACACACACATGGGCTAAAAGGACCGATTTCTTAATGTTTCTTCCATGTAGTCTTTATTTTGCCCATCAGAACTAGAAGGACTAGTATCTGTGGGATATGGCAATGATGTGGAAAATCAATAGATGGTTAATACCTAAACACAAATTAAGTTGATGAGCAAGGGATGAGTAGGCTGCAGCCTGCAGGTAGAGTTAGAATGGCCATGGGCCTGACTCTGACCTTCCTAACAGAAGCTGCAAGATGCTGGATGCTGGACCAACCAATCACATGCATGCTGAGGTGAAAAAAAGCACAGATGATTGGTGTTGGATGGCTAGGGTGACTGAAAAGCAAAGGGAAGCTGAAGACACACACTCCTCCATACGCATGAATAGTGTCACAATGGTTTTGAATGGGGGGAGCGGGCATGGATGGTGCAGTACGTGCTCTCTTCTGATGGCTTCTTGCCAAAGATGTGAGGGTTGCTTGGAAAGTGGTGTCTTTTCTGGCAAAAGAGTAAAGATGACTGAATGGGGTGTCTTTGGTTGTCACTGTCTCACTGACAAGAGGGATAAAAAGGTGACTCAATGGATGAACGAGTGAAAATGTCTTGTGGTGCATGATGCAACAGTTTGTTTTGGATGGCTCTGTATTGTATTTCTTGAAGATTCTGGTTTGTGAAAAGATGCCATGATGGGAAGGGAAGACATGCTAGTCTGCTGCATTTCAACAAAGGAACATCCTAGTGTCTGTTCTATACAGGAGATTTTAGGTTTTGGGTGTCTAGATCTGTATGTGTCTGGTTAAAGTCTTAGAGCAACTCTTGCAGACCCGGTATAACTCGCGAATTCGTAAAATAACCATTATTTTACAGTTTCGCGTTGAAAAAGTGtctctaagagcaactctagcacaccccgcatcccgccggcccgtaaaacgcgtttgcagttcgTGCAAAACCACTTTTGCGGGCCGGCGCGGGCTGGCACAGATGCAGACCCCCCAAACGGAtccgtaaaaaaatatatttgCGGAATATGCTTTTTTATGGATCGGCTTCTGCTGGTTCTGCTCGGGCTCCACCGCGACGACCCGCAAACAAAAAACTGCAAATCTCGCATTTGATATAGGGTTTGGCaaacaagttcaaattcaaacgaAATAAACAGTTTGCGCGCAAATAAAAGCGAAGTTCATTACGCAAAAGAGGGCATGCAAAGGTTTGCGCCTATGTCCGGCATCATCTTGGGGGTCGATCTTCACTCCGCGCCATGGAGTCCATATTGATGTTCATCAGCGCCACCGAATCCACATTcgtcgcttgttccaactcccgcACCGAAATCATCCACATTGGCACCATATGGAGCAGAGAAAACATCACCGGAACTGGAACACGGATCGGTCGAGGCGACCATTCTCCTCTTCAAGATCTCTCTCCTTGtcatatcatgccatgttttggtgaggtcctccatgtcattgcggttcattgacatgatcttgttctcctcAGTGAGCAACAATGACATCGATTTGGTTTCAAAGGCGCGTGATTTTCTCTCCTCAATGGCAGCTTTGCGGAGCCCCTCTTCCTTGAGCATTTGCCATTTTTCTTACTTCTCTTTTGCCTTCTTCTCGGCCAACTCTTTCTAGATCTCCAACGACTTCAACAACATCAATTCATTTGATTGCACCATGGCATCAATCTTCTCCCTCAAGCTCGTTGCTTCTTGCTCTCTCTTCATCTTCTCTTTAGTCTTCTTGTCGCCATCGGGCTTGTGCAAatttcttgggccatcatcatcctcatatTCATCCATTTTATAAGTGAGCCTCTCTTTGGTGGGGATTCTCTGTCGATCAACTTCCACTTGCCGCACTTTTGGAGCaactcccaacaatgctctaatttgaagaatttgccttccgaagcttccatgtccttGTATCTATGTTGAGCAATCTTGTCCTACAAAATGTGAACAAAGTGATGCAATCATTTCCCATGATACATTATGATGATACACAACTTGAACAAAGGAAAAACAAACTCACATAGTCGGACTCCACGGTGCCACTTGGAGATGCATTgcgtacttgctccaagcaagctgcccaacgGCTACACATAGGTTTGATATTCTCCCAACGCCCTTCAAGTGACCGAAATATGTGTGCAGTCCTATTAGGATACTTTTTCATAATGCGGAAGTATTGATCTTCGAtcctttgccaatatctcttggcggtttgagaaacacccgtgcatgcatcaagagacaccgcactccatgcttggatcaaagcttgatcttccaagatcgtgtagttcttcgatctttgGCTTTTCCCACCCTTTGCTTGCGATTGCTCAAACGCTTCCGCTTCGATCTCCTCCAATTCGTCCGCAGCACCATGATCAT includes:
- the LOC123451218 gene encoding uncharacterized protein LOC123451218, with translation MDEFTFPTVPDGQCKLAPFPPPWFVVAEEEDDGGSSGGGGVPWGRDEKMDMLWEDFNEELARAPPVCPLSPLSKGGGLMTMAMMKEAEWFYSDGDGDEGGVIETRKRSGRHMVVRRRRWSLLLMLRLLKKLFLVKKSRNGRTAPI